The Candidatus Omnitrophota bacterium genomic interval ACCATCAACGCGCGTACTGTCCTGGATACGATGTCCGTTCCCAGGGGATACGTCTTCCTTGTTATGTCCATTCCCTCCTGCGAATCATAGTCCACTCCGGGCGGCCTGGAGGTAAGTATCGCCACCCTTTTTACGGGAAGCCTGCTCCAGAGATTGTAGACATGGGTGGCTATCCCTCCTTTTACCGGCGGGAATTCACTGCTAACGCAGAGGGTTTTGGGCTTTCCGGCATCCTCAAGGACATTCAGCAGTTCACGTGACATCCTTTCGGGATCGAACTCACCTGCCCTTTTGAGGCCTTTTTCGATGCAACGGGATCTCAGGCTCTCATCCCGCGCCAGACCGGCCATCGCTTTGGAGATATCATCGGGGTCAAGGGGGTCAAAATAAACGGCTGCCTCCTGAAGAGTTTCCGTCATGGGAGCAAGATCCGAAGAGGCTACAGGAACTCCCGAGGCCATGGCTTCCACTGGGGGTATACCGAAACCTTCCTCGAGCGAGGGAAAAACGAAGATATCCGCGTTTTGCATAATAGACCGTACCGTGTTAGTATCCACGTTCGGCAGGGGGGTTACCCTCTCATCAAGCCCAAGATCGGATATCTTCCCCTTCACATGCTGCAAACTTTCTTCCTTGCCTCCGACAAGAACAAGCCTGTATCGTCCGAGTATATCGCGCGGAAGACGCGAGAAAGCCTCAATAAGGTTCCCCACGTTCTTGTGTGGCTTGAAGTTCCCCACGTACAGAAAATACGGTTTTTCAATGCCGTATTCTGAAAGTGTACGCCTTATGTCCTCTCCAATCCTATTGGGGCTCACGGAGGGATATATAACCTTGAGTTTTTCCGGCCCCATACAGAAGCGTCTGGCGACTTTGCAGCGGGCGTCTCGAGAGAGAGTCACTGTCTTGACTGCACGATGCCCGAAGAGGAATGAATAAACATAAAAATGCGCCTTCTCCGCCAAACCGGCGATACCGCCCCGCCTGGGCCTCTTTAGGGGAATTATATCGCAGATCATGTTCACATACGGACATACTCTCCATAGAGGCGTCTTGACGTAAGGGGTATAAAAAACATGTATTTTCTCTCTGGAGATCGCGCGAGGCAATTCATACTGATCCCATAAAAAAGTGTTCCGCTCGGGAATAAGGACTTTCTTGGCGAATGCCGGAAGATGTTCCATATCGGTATGCTGGTTGCAGAAAAGCACTAGATCATGTTCCTTCCGCGCTGCGGAATGACAGAGAAAGTCATCCAACATCGTGCGTAGACCAGTGTAGACACCCCGCTTGAATTCCCTGGCGTCTATTCCGATATTCATGAAGTCCCTTCTTTCAGCTTTCCGTAGATTTTCTGCATACCGGATACGTGTTCACGCATGCTGAAATTCTCTTCCACGCGTTTTCTCGCGCTAAGCCCCATGTTGATGGCCATCCGTCTGTTATTGATCAGTTTCTGTATATCTTCCGCAAGAAGATATACGTCACCGTAGGGAACCAGAAAACCCGTAGTTTCCTTGGTTATTGCTTCGTTATTGCCGCTGACATCAGTCGCTATCACCGGAAGCCCGACCGACATGGCTTCAATGAGCACCCTGCTGAAACCCTCTCCCTGTGAAGGCAGGGCGAAAATGTCAAGAGCGGAAAGCACCGAGACCATATCATCACGCTGGCCCGAAATGAAAACATTTGGCCCCAGCCCCAGCTGGTTCGCCATGGTCTTCACCCTTTCCAGGTAAGCCGCATCGATACTCCTGCCCATAACAAGCAACTTGATGTTGGGATGATCCTCTATCAGAACGCTCAGAGCCTTGAGCAGTATCTGGTGACCTTTCTGGGGGATTATAAGCCCTATCAAACCGATCAGGATGTCCTCGTTCTTAACACCAAGCTCGTCCCTTACCTTCTCCCTTGAGGTCGCATTCCTTTTGAAAGTTTCCGTATCCACGCCGTTATACACGACTTCTGTCTTATCGGCGAACATTGGGAATCGGCTGGTTATCCGTTTTTGGGCAGTTCCGTTAGAAACGCATACTATCATATCGGCGGATTTAGCAATGAACCAGTCGTAAAGGAATATATCCGGCGTGGACTCCCTGAGGTGCCACACCAGTTTCGCTTGTGTCCCTCTCCGGGCAAGCGCGGCGTAAAACTGCGCCCTGCTGCCGTTGGTATGGACGATATCCGCGTTCTGCGCTTTTATTATGGATCTCAGTTTCGAGACCCTATCGAACATCCTGAAAAGGTCCAGTGTCTTGGCGGTGGGCATATCCCATACGAGCGATGTGATCCCCATTGCCTGCGTTCTTTCGTATATCTGGCCCTTCCCCGGGCATAGAACGACCGGCTCGATCTTATTCCTGTCAAGGTTGGCTACCAGCTCAAGAAGACTTATCTGTCCTCCGCTGAAAACCTCCGCCCTGTTAGCAATGAAAAGAATCTTCATGTGTATATCCTTTCGGGTTTATCTTTCCACAATCTGGTTAATATAACGGCTATAATGAGCAAAACCACAACAAACGCTCCGAAAAAGATCATCTGGTTACACAGAAGAACCAATAAAAGGTTTCTGTTCCCCGCGGCCAATAAGTCCGTCAAACGCACATCAGGTCTGCTCACATACGTATGGAATATATCAACCCCGGTAATAGCAGGCAAAGTTTGAGAAAAAAATGTCGGCATCCCGAAACTGCTGATAAAGACCTTGATCGCATAGATCAGCTGCCACCCCCTTGTAGGGAATATCCCCGCCTGGGCTCCAAGATACGCGAAAAATACGCTGATCCCGCCCAGGATGTAAACAATAACACGTTTCGCCCTGTCGATTACCAGCGCGATCGGTAACATCAGGAACGGACAAAGGGGTAATAGATATCGTATCGCTATATGTTCTTCGTGAGGCCAGATATCCCTGTACGTGCTGAACCTGCTGAAAAATGAGGCGGCCGCTACTCCCGATAAGATAAATATGAAACCGATGATCACCATCTCCGGCAAGTATTGTTTCTTGGAAAGACCAGAAACAAGCCCCCAGATCGAGATGAACATTATAGGCGTATATATAAACAGCCCTTCTTCAACCCCCAGGAAAAGGTCCAAGATATTGATAATATTCGGAAAGGTAAGAACGTTCGGATCAGCATTGACCTTGTATGCATAAGGATTGGCCAGAACAGAACCGAACCCGTAATTCAGATACAGCAGGATCATCACTAAAGGCAGCACCGCTCCAGCGCAGAGGTAAGGGAGTCTTCTGATGCCGCCAACGAAGATCGCGTAAACAAGCAGCACCGCACTTATGTGAACGACTATAGGATGACATGATACCGCTCCCATAAGAAAAAACCCTGTCCAGAAATAATGGCTTTTCTTATGTTCACCGCTTGTCCTCATTCGAAACAACAGGAAGAAAGCCAGGAACAGATATAAAGTCGCCTGGTTCAATTTATATATCGCGGTAGAATATCCGAAAAGCATCGTTCCGAAAGCCAACAGAAAAGTCAATATAAGCTTGTTCTGTGCCGAAAGATCCAGGCGGTCCAGAATGCTGTAGAAAACAACACATGTAAGTGCCCCGTAAACAGAAGCAATAAAGACCACAGAAAGACCGTTCAGGGCAAGAAAACGCGAATATCCCTCCAGCCCCGCCATAAGCGGCCTGCACAGAAAATAGAGAATAACGATGGGAACACTGCCTCCGGGAAAATGAGTGGTCACGTAACTGCCGTTATAAATAGCCACATCTACCGTGTTAACAGAATACCTCAAGAAGAGATTCCCTTTATCGACTATGGACATTGCCATGTCGACGAGGTTAGAAGAGATAGATTCCGGTTTTGTATACACAAAAACCAGATACACTAGCCATACACTTATGAATATCTTCACTCTTACATCAAGTTTCACTGCATCGCTCCATCAGCTTTTGCAAAGCTTTAAATACCATTTCGGGCTCTATCCTCTGCAGGCAGGTGTTACTTCCCTTCTCGCACCTGTCCCTTCTGTAATACATGGTGCAGGGCCAGCATGATATCTTATCATGCAGAAGCACCATCTTATCCGAGACCGGTGCAGAGACCGCAGGATCGGTG includes:
- a CDS encoding glycosyltransferase, whose amino-acid sequence is MNIGIDAREFKRGVYTGLRTMLDDFLCHSAARKEHDLVLFCNQHTDMEHLPAFAKKVLIPERNTFLWDQYELPRAISREKIHVFYTPYVKTPLWRVCPYVNMICDIIPLKRPRRGGIAGLAEKAHFYVYSFLFGHRAVKTVTLSRDARCKVARRFCMGPEKLKVIYPSVSPNRIGEDIRRTLSEYGIEKPYFLYVGNFKPHKNVGNLIEAFSRLPRDILGRYRLVLVGGKEESLQHVKGKISDLGLDERVTPLPNVDTNTVRSIMQNADIFVFPSLEEGFGIPPVEAMASGVPVASSDLAPMTETLQEAAVYFDPLDPDDISKAMAGLARDESLRSRCIEKGLKRAGEFDPERMSRELLNVLEDAGKPKTLCVSSEFPPVKGGIATHVYNLWSRLPVKRVAILTSRPPGVDYDSQEGMDITRKTYPLGTDIVSRTVRALMVIWHVIRQNSIRNIKRNHCAQVLSAGVGALLVKMVKGTSYVVYMYSADILEFSRTFLTRWIMEKVLRQSEHVIANSIFTRSLLVSHRLVPPDAITVSTPAVDTDMFNPAKGDNGVKEKYGIPQGKKVLLTISRLAERKGHENVIRAFSKIRKDFPDTVYVIVGDGPTRPILEELIQREQLEGHVILTGEIPLDKLVFFDNACDIFIMTPRYIKEKGDVEGFGIVFLEANACGKPVIAGKSGGVVEAVADGETGILVDPEDTEQIKRAIITLLEDEEKARALGERGLRRVKEDFNWSTRVKELEKHV
- a CDS encoding glycosyltransferase; translated protein: MKILFIANRAEVFSGGQISLLELVANLDRNKIEPVVLCPGKGQIYERTQAMGITSLVWDMPTAKTLDLFRMFDRVSKLRSIIKAQNADIVHTNGSRAQFYAALARRGTQAKLVWHLRESTPDIFLYDWFIAKSADMIVCVSNGTAQKRITSRFPMFADKTEVVYNGVDTETFKRNATSREKVRDELGVKNEDILIGLIGLIIPQKGHQILLKALSVLIEDHPNIKLLVMGRSIDAAYLERVKTMANQLGLGPNVFISGQRDDMVSVLSALDIFALPSQGEGFSRVLIEAMSVGLPVIATDVSGNNEAITKETTGFLVPYGDVYLLAEDIQKLINNRRMAINMGLSARKRVEENFSMREHVSGMQKIYGKLKEGTS